One Nicotiana tabacum cultivar K326 chromosome 23, ASM71507v2, whole genome shotgun sequence genomic window, tttgattagaaagtaaaaaatattttgtaggaaaataattttttatatttcccGTTCTCCCCTTCCCCATCCCCTCACCTCCTCCCAACCCCAATTACCCAACGTTTTCaagactctattttcttcaagaatttaattattcttttaaaaaattacaCAAACCCAAAGGGACTAATGTGTTGCTTTACCTTTTTTTACACAACAAAAAACGTTAAAATTTGTACttcataactaaaaagaaaatactcttttttttgttgaaaaaagcTACTCTTtctataacatgaaaaataaagtactcattttgatgaaataaaagaaaatacattttctacatcatgaaaagaaaatacttattttgttaaaatgaaagaaaatgcattttctacatcatgaaaagaaaatactctttattgaaatgaaagaaaatactttttctgcATCATAAAAtgaaattactttattttttgttaaaatgaaagaaaatactttttttacatTTATCAATTATTCTACCATAACGTTAAAGAAGCTAAGCAatgacaaagaaaatataaatcatatGAGTGGAAAGATGTTAATCCaattgggactcaagaataaagtctatagaagattaaatattcaaatagatgaatctaaatcatacgaaaggaaacatgcccaatacattgtagtttgctactcctAATTGCTAGAATACCTTGTGTCTTACTAGTGAATATGCTGGgggaaaaaattaattttaataggagTACCATAATAGGTTTGtgaattaggattttgagttttaattacttgttgacttgtaaCCAATTTCATAATTTCAAGGTCCAaggaaaaattaaatattttattatttttaaacttaataaataaatatattttcacatGTAAATTTTTTCGGTAAGATTCGGTATTCTACCCTAATTATCGTTACATTTAgagatttatataaaaaaacatCCGGTGTTATTGAAAGAAAACCTAAAAATCAGTTTGGTACCATATGATTCAAGTGGtttagttagtttttaaatattcattGACACTCCTAATTTACATAGCATGTAGTATGAACATTTAGTCCCAAATCACATCTCGAACACCTCCAACATACACGCATGAAGTCAAGTTTTTAGCAAGTCCCAGTCATATTTGTGCACATTATAACCATGAAATGCATGTAAAGAATCATAGGTAAGGCTGTCCAACGGGCCGGGTCGTCCCGTCTCATCCTGGTCACGTCCCGCGTCCCGTCCCACTTAATTCTAAACGGGATGGGcccatgttaaacgggacacAGGATGGGACGGGATGGCCATTTCGTCTCGTTTCgtctcgtcccgtcccgtcccccCTGTCCCGTCCTGTCCCATCCCGTcatgtcccgtcccgtcccgcatGTCCCACGTCCTATTTTTTTGtgtgcattatatacaagaaacttataaTCCTGCTTAtcaaggttttcctaagaccactgttagaaatgatgtttttaaatttcaaactgaatatcttcagtatattcgttgtgtattttttcacttatattgtaaagtgtctatcacatctgatataggtcgtAGTCATAATagttgtgattatttaactgttatatgtcattgggttgatcatcactggaacatgcaaaaacgtattattggttataaatttgttgattcaaaacacactggagcatatattgcaactaaTGTTCTAcaaattattgatttttatggactcattgataaaattttaactatcaccttagataatACTTCTGCTAAGTGCTAACACAACTGCAACAACTAGCTTAATAAAATGATTGCAAAAttaatccaacttatgcaccggccattaataaaatgattgcaaaatttaaaaagtattttttccctattccccaagtttatttaatttctactatacttaacccatctttaaaattaagaggtgcaaatggacttgttcgtaaaatttatgagaatttagcaattcaagaagATGAACAACCATCTTTCGAAGACTGccaagctaacatatattcttatattagatcaatgtttgataaatataaatctatgaaaACAACAAGTGGTgaaactagggaagaagaagaatacaatgagatacttagcactgggagctatgacggcatggaactcatggaacatcaatcaacattgccaattccagaacaatgtccgagagaaattatagataagttacaacgaagttatataggagcttacaaatattagtatgataatttgtaattggctactaagaggcttagttcaaacagaacccttcctagaaaGTGGCTGcatagattaggtgctcttcgaaagaattatatttgtatgtgagatttgaaagttctattaataaaataaaaggctctaagcgttgaagtttttttatgaattgtcttacactcttacttagttacttaatggcttgaaattataataaataaattataactctattataaatttataattactagaatattttattacaagtcttttgttttaatattttataattctttacttagttttctaatttccgtttaatttttaagtttattaaataagtcaaaaaactagttgttgcaaattttaaaaacttagtcattgtcaaaagaATAGATGTTGCcaaactcaatgcttaaataatattttttttaaaacggcacttaaggcccgcgaacccGTCTCGTCCCGTTCCGTTccgtcccatcccgtttgttagcgggacgggatggacctaccgtttcgtcccgtttgtcTCGTCCCGTTTCGTCTCGCCATCGTCCTGGCTAAATgtcgtcccgtcccgttggacagccataatCATAGGAAACAAATGGGGCAGGCTAAAAACTTGGCTGCTGAAACTGGATTCTTCTTACCGATAAGCTTTTGGGGCAATAAAATTTGCTATTATTCTTAAAGAAGCAGAGTGTTAAAAGGTGGCCGAATGAAATAAATATAATCCGGCAAGAATGGATGGAAGTTTCTGCTTGCTCTGCACCCGAATACTGCATAAAGTTTCTTTAGTTATGCTGTACTCAAGGGCGACTCAATCAAATCGAAAGCCTAAAGGTAAAACTGAAGACGCGAGAAAATAACATTAGTAATATGATAACGGTTAAATAAATAGACACGATTAATTTAGATAACCAAGAAAAAGTTATATGATCTtaacaaattttctttcaaggttttaagttttttttttaaagtattccACAATATAATATTgtctaatattttaaaattttgagttAAACTATTCAAATATTCATATCTACTAACAAAATATTTGATAACTAGAACCAATGTAGTGTATTGAAACAAAATGTTAATGTTTTGTTAACTTAAAAAATCTTactaatacaaataattataactAATAGAAAAAGTTTTGGGGGCCTTTGACTCTTGGGGGCGCCTAAAGCAAAAGCTTTAGCGGTCGTACCCTAGAGCCACCTATGGCTGTACTTGATAGtaattttaattaatataattcgCGGCTTGAAGTCTTGGCTAATACcatttatattttttgaaaaattcgTCGACTTAAATTATCTGTCACACAGAGGACTGAAGtttaaattataattaatataAATTTTGACGAGATATTTTTTTTACCAATAGAAGAATTCGTAAGTTGGTAACATGGTTATTGAATTTACACCATAAAATTATCAATGTAAAAGAAGCATCAACAGTGAGCTTGATATTCTCAAATTGTTCAAATCAATAATGCttctttcttaatttcttcctttTACAAATACATAATATCCAACACCTATTAGAAGATAGAAGCTAGCTGCTAGTTAGGAGTCTAATTCAGCATGCAGTTGGCATATTATAACGGCAAATGGAGTAACAATGACCATTCTCTAACCACTTTATAATGCAATCTCCATGAAATATATGTGAACAATGCATACACAGCAACTTCCTCTCCTTTACAAGCTCTTCAAAACAGATGACGCAGTCCTCATTCATACTAGTAATATTTTCATCAGCCTCCTTTCTCTTTAGCAATTGCATGGATGACTTACTAGCAGGAACCATCCCATTGAAGAAACGCAGGGACAAGGGCAACAATTCTTCTTCAAACAATATCCTCTCATCATAAAAATTGCTAAAGTTTAAAGTTACACCAACAAACACCTTCAAGTATTGGAGACCCTTGTTAGATTCATTATCATCAACAATTCCACGTACTTTGTATATCATATCATGGATGACAATGTGACGATAATTCCGATCAAACTCTTCATCACCCTACATGTCAATATTTGACTGCATGACAGACTAGAAGGTATCATATGACACGTGTACGGAAAGGTCAAGATTGAGATGAAGTGATTTTTCATGAACTTGTCGTCCTTGGAATTGTCCAGGGTCATGGGGTGCAGGCCTACACCAGTATAGGTCAGTATGAAGGTCAAATTGAATTTCTAAATAACAAGTATCGTCATTGATGTTTAATCTTTGAAATCGAATGGCTAGAGTATCAATAAGATCAAAGATTCTTCTTCTTAAATCATGTTCTAGTGGTGCTACTGCTTGCTTGATCAGGACGCTTGCAGCATAGGAGGGATGTGAGTACGTGAAAACATACTCCATTATTCATCAATGGGAGAAGTAGTCTCAACCTATCTACTTATTTATAATGGGACTTAGCTAATACATGTATCCTATACCTACTCAAATTAGGAGAACCTGAATTTGAATTTGACGCGGAAAGAGTTTGAGCCCTAAGAAAGACCCCAAGGAAAAACAAGGTATATCGAACATCGGAGTGAAGGATTATCACAAATTAATTagttgaaataaataaaaactcactAAGGAATTTTATTTCAGCAAAAAGGAAGACATACGCAATCGAACTGGATCATCGTCACTGTTGCTTCAAACTAGAAAAAGGGGAAAACCGCCACAGAAATAATAGATCCATGCAAGAGATGCTTCTGAAATAGAATCCTACTGCACCCTTCTATCAGGTCCACACTGCCATGACAGAGAGCGAAATCCGGCCGTCCAAAACCCATCCACCCTTCTTTCGATGGGTACAAAGTTACAACCCAATTGATACAGAAAAGGGGTAGAGGATTTGATGAAAAAAGAGAGGCCAACGGTGGTGGACGATTTGGACCCTCACGACTAGGGGAGGGCATCAGTCCGTTCCGTTCGATTTTCATGAAATTCGATTTATTCGTttttcagttttatatttattgCATTAATAATCGAACCAAAATTAGTTCGGTTATTTCGATTCGGTCAATTTTAGGTTTGATTCGGTTGGTTTGGatatataaaaaagaaataagaaaaagaaaattaaacaaTGGCTTAGCATCACGTTTTTCACCAAAACAAAATCAAGAGCAAGTAAGCAACTAAGAAATTAGTTGCACTCGATCCGTAATTCCTTATGCATTATTCATTCCGAAAATAAATTATTAACTCAATCCTTCGAATTATGTCTATTTTACCTCCAAAAACTATACCTCACTAGATGTGTGTAGTTCTTTTACAACCAAAATACAATATAAGTTTTTCCTAAAGATTCACTGTTTAAACATTTAGCAACAAATGATGCACAAACATAGAACTTTATATATCTAATCAGGATGTAAAATGCATTTCTAACTAATATTTCATTTTCATATAAAGTTATCCTTATTAACTATaacaacataaaaaatatatgtgaCTATCATTACCCATCACcttaaattcctattttccaataaaaaaattaatttttgacaattaaataattgaataaatgCTATTGAATCTACAAAATATATACTCTAACCTACTAGCGTTAGACAACAAAAGGCGAATACTTTAGGTTTAAGTCTTATTCGTATTTGAGAAATTTACTAGATTTACCTATAACTTAAAGAATTAGAAGAGCCTAGAGCCAAAGGCCAATAACCCATATAAAAATTTCGGTTTTTCGGTTAACTGAAAAATCAAGGCACCAAAACCGAAcaccaaactttttaaaaatataaaccgAACACCGAAAAAACcgaagaaaaaatcaaaattatcaGTTCGGTCGATTTTTTTATTTCGGccggtattatgcccacccctacttaCGATAACCTTTATAAGTAAAAGCCGAAGGGCATTCATTACTTTAAAGTAAATGCCAAAGGGTCACGTGTCACAAAATTTGCCCATACTTATCGCTTGTTTGGATAGTTGTTACTTGTTATATTGTATCGTATTATTACTTTAAATAcgatatttattttgattgttatttaattttattatatcgtatcgttaaattcgGCGTTACGTAATGACGAAAGGTATCACTTATAAAACGACCGATTttgtgtggtcgcgtcgttaccttattttcttctcttattttgcCCGCCCTTATTATTAAATGATTCtatttatcatttaccctacctatttatataataattttacctcgtactttactttttctttaaaatattaCAAGTGTATTCTTCATATTGTAGGTGCATGGCATTATGAAACGAGgtaaacaatacaatctatccaaatattgtatacATCAAAATGATACACtacaatacaatacagtactATACGATATATTATGAAATGATACATAACAACTATCCAAACAAATTGTTAGCTAGCGTTTGAACatagatttggttgaaacttgCAAAATGAGTTTTTGAAATTATGTTGAAAAATAATCTTTGaaaattaaagttgtgtttggacatatattttatttgaaaataaattaaagtttgtGAACAAAACTGTTCCAAATCAGTTTTGGGAACTTAAAATTTTTTTCAATCTTTTTTGAAAAACTAATCATATTCTATCAACAAAcaatgttttaaaaaaattaaaaaatgctgCCAAAATTTATATCTAAACAGGAGCTTATTTTATTGTTAAACATATTTTAGCATTTGATATCACAAATATTCAAATGGTGGAattattttgatttatccttTCTATTTCCACTTTGAACATATATTTAGTAGGCGTTTAGACAATATTTGCTGGAAACTTAAAAAacagtatttgaagttaaagTTAAAAAAGAATATTCCATTTGTTCCAATTATGTGtcatacttttctttttagtttgtcTTAAAAAAATATCATACTTTTTATTAagaattaatttaatttttaactCCGTACTTTACCCTTAAtggatgatttatagccacacaaatatttatgacttattttaGACCCCAAATTTTAGAAGTCTTCCTTTCTTTGAGATTTGGGGGAAGGGGGGAGGGGGTATTAATTCGGGAATTGAAgttgtatttaaatataaattccACTTGGAAAAAAAGTTGAAGATGCGAGCGAGCCATTATTTGGGCTTAGATTTGggcttttttttcaaaaaacaaaaaattcatatgataagtttttgaaaaaagaaaattcaaactCGCAAAAACTGCTTTTGGGTGAAAATTTTTCTAGCACTCACaaaacttaaatttttttttcaaataaaatgtatgtccaaacacaacttcaacttttaaaaaattatttttcaacacaacttcaaaaattcttttttcaagttttaacCAAATACATGTCCAAACGCTAGCTATGTCACTTGAAATACTCTTCAAACAAGTTATTCAAATCAATATTTGCAGatattgaaaaataatatttgcaaATGATCAAATCAATTTTTGCAGAtactaaaatataatattatgcTCAAACGGAGACAAGCTTCAAATTGAATTGTAAGTTTGTTCTTATTATAGCTTAATAGCAAATAATTCCATCCAACACTTAACGCCCTGTCACGTGCATACTGCAATGTGACCTCCAGTTCAACTTGAACTTGCTATTTATTCTAGTGATTACCTAACTAGCCCACCAATAAAAACTATGCCTATCAAATCTTACGCAAATGGAAAGAATCACTTAGCTATTTTCTCTCAGCGCTTTAGTCTCTATAGTTTTCACTCACTCCGGTAACACTCTTAAGTACATGCTTGTTGATATTTTCTAGCCTAATTAGCTAGCTACAAGATTTAGAATATTGGGTTATGGGCAACCTAATTCCACTTCTCTATTTTAGGCTTAACAAAGACCAGAAAAGACAGATAGCAGCTTAAAACACACCATTCAAAGACCATAAAagttgaaaggaaaaattcacCAATTAATAACCTTATGTAGGTAGTACGTTCCAAAGTGGAATCTAGGGTCGAAATCTTGAACAAGTTTCTGGAGTAACAACACTCTGATAAGTGATAACATAAGCTGGCAAGAACTATACAATAAACTAAATGAAAGCACAAGGTTGACCAACGAATACGATGCATGTACAACTCTCAATGTGAGAGATTCACCACAAGATTTCAACAAAATCGAATATACTTGAATATCAACTTTTGAATGTTAAACCATGAGAACTCGACAATGAACAAATTTAACTAGGTACATAAATAAGTAGGCTGTAATGTCGTTACTTATAAATAAAAAACTACATTTATCATAGCCAGCTCTAAGAAGGTAAATGAAGAAACAATAGAATATAACAAAGGACAAGGCTTGATCCTTACAAAGAATAATTATAGCATGACATGGAACCATGAGACTAGCACAGACATGGTTATTTTGGGTACTAAATTCATTCCTCaattcaaaatctcaatttcttgTAATCTGTAGAACAAATAATTCTCTGTGACCTCCGGAGCTTTTCTCCTATGGGCTTGTATTGTAAATTTATCACTCTTCTATTTAATCAGAACTTGGATACTTTATTCTGAACTCTGCTTTGAATACCAGAGCTTCTTCTGACAAATCAATATCTTCTCATTCTCTACGCCATATTCTGTGTCTTCTTTATGACAGCTCCATCTCATGCCCTTAGCCATAGTGGCAATTGCATCTACAAAGTAGCTGGACTCCCGGATAATTGCATACCCATTAGGCCGCAAAATACGATCCATTTCCAGCAGTACATACTTCATTTCACATCTGTAAGATACACATAACTTATGTCAGGATCGACGCTTAGAAATGATACTGAAACTGGTGGGAACATTACTTACTAAAGGATGGGGTGGGGGTTAAGCTTTAGAGGTGCAATGTTCTTACCTATGACTTTCAGAAGTGAAGAGATCGTCAAGGTGAAGGAGATCATATGTTCGAGGATACGTTGAGAAGGCCTCACACCTATATAACAACAAAGAGACAAAGTTACAAATGAATCAATCAACTGCTGCAGTTTAGGCTTCAATTTTGCAAGCAAAATCTAAATTACCAGTCATGGAATGTTCCGATAAGACCTCTGTCATAGACCACAGGAAGCGTGTTTGCAGCATAAGAGGAAACCACATTCATGACCCAAAGTGGATCCTCAATCAGAGCAGCAGCGAAACCTCCGTACAAGGTGTTCATGTCCATCACATTTCTGATCTTCTCAGTTCCAATAGCTGGGAGCAACTTCTTGTAGTGCTTCGCTCGCACCTTCCACTTAACATCATCATGCTTGAAGGCACCCTCACTACCTCCACGAACATCAGAAAcacgttctggggcaacatgcaACCGTTGTGGCCATTTGGCTAGGGCATTCAACTTAAGTTTCTTAGCAGCTAGATTTGGCACTACTACACAGGGTCGGAGAGGAGTGTACCATGCGGAATCTGGTTCAGTACCATCGTCGCACTTTGGAGGGTAATTGTCAGGGTTATCAAGTTTCGTATAGCAGCTGTTGTCTGTCAACTTCTGCCACACGGCAATGTCATCCTTCTTGTTGAATAATTTGAAGCACATTGAAGttagcaaatcttgcaacttctcATAATCTGATTTCTGCTCCTCAATAGTGGTATTCCATCCTCTCCAACGGTTCTCATAGTTCACCGGTGGGCCAGAAAGGACCCAGAAACCTCCAGGGCGCAGTATACGATGTATTTCAAGAAGGTAAACTCCACCTGCCAATAGTGAAGGCTGAATTAGAAAAGCATGCGGATAAAGCATTTCCAATTTCTGGCCCGCGTCATATAGCAGTATAAACAGAGGCTGGATTTGCAACCATCCTAATGCAGAATGTGCGATCACACTCTGGCATACAATCAAGATACGCATATAACATTTTCTAAATAGGTTTCTTACCAAATTCGGTCCATGGAATTAGGCATCTTGAGCAATGAGCCATGTCAAAAGAGTTTGAAGGGAAAGGAAGACGCTGTGTGGAAATGATGCCCAGAACCGCAGGAATTCCACGTTCCAGAGCAAACTGAACTTGAGCTTCATGATTATCTCTTGGAGCAAGAGAGACTGTCAGAATTCCACGATCTAGTAAATCACCTCCCCAGCTTGCCACCTAGATAAAGAAGAAATACGTAAAATTAAGTAGGAATTCTGGATTATATGTCAATCTATCAATTAATTACCCCTCAATCCTAAACGAATTCCACATTATATATTTCAACAAAATTTCTCAGGGGAAACATCAGATAACGAAATGTTTGATCATTAAGTAATTAGATAAGAAGATGTGATATTACAAACAATAAAGATCAGCGAAAAAAACAGTTTAGCAAATACATAATTAGCAGAATGGTTATGACTTCATGATCAAAGAGATAAATCAAGCGAATATCTTGATAAAACATAATAGAAGAGAAAATGCCTATGAATGTGGAATTCCTCATTGGCACTCATCAACATTGAGAGAAATATCCCTCATTTTTGCTAGCACTCTCAATTGGATTCCAAGAGCTTCTTCTTTTATTAGTTGGTGCTCACATATATCCATGCAGACTAAGATGTAGTTTGGATCCTAGTTAAAAAGTGTCATATAACAAACTTAAAATTTATAGGGCACTCACCCCACAACCAGTATCAATGGCAGTCCGGATGGTCCCATCTGTCATCTGCGGAATCAAATCTTGCATCAGATCAACATATTTCCCAACACCATTGGGGAACATAGTACCACCACCAGGAAAGATGAACTTTTCCCCTTCTTTTATCAGCCAATGTTGATTGGATTTTTGTTTGTTAATCCAATCATACGGGACATTCCTGAAGCCAGAtcaaaattaacaaaaattagTGTTTAGGAATGAATCCAACAACATAACATAAACAAACAAAGATACTGAACATTGGTATTACCTGTACCAACATTCATTTTTGCTCTTAGGCCATCTTATTGGCACTTTATAGCCATCTGGTGGGGCGACCAAGCATTCCTTCCTTTCAAAATTAGGAGGGCAATGGCGTTCCATGAAAGTAAGGCGATGAAGACCATACTTCTTCCATCTCTGCAGTAGCAGCAATAGATCATTTAAACATGGTCGATCGAATAAAGTTAACAAGGACCAGATTAATTAGTCAAAAGAAAATACCCTTGGATCTGTGCATGGAGTATAGTCCTGATAGTCAGCACTGCATTCAGGAAAGGAAACGGCTTTGGTCTGTACAGCATTCCCTCTCGGAGTTTCAGTTTCATCTTCCCTGTTAACCTCCTTTGTTACATATCTCTCCTTTTCAGAGCAAAAGATTCCACCAAGATAGAATGAAAACCCACAGAGCACCACAACCATTAACGCCACGGGAATTTTCCAGGAATTTTTATCCGGTGGATATGGTTTTCCATCTTTGTGCCCCATTTTGTCACTTTTTATTGATTACTTACCTGCATAAGAAGCAAACAACATGGTTAAATCATTTCAATTAATAAATCTACCGTCATACAACCATTTGAAATTGCTTACAATCCTAGCTTCTTTAAAGAAAAACAATAGAATGTAAACATAACACTTAACTATTAAGGCAAAAAAAGTCTTTAAAAACAGAATAGAATAGAGTCCCAACTAAGAATACAGTACCCTACTACCTTTACAACTGGAAAACTCACAAGCCCAAACAACAAACAATGAGAAAAGCATAGGCCCATATAGATCTAATGGTCAGAGCCAGCCACTAATAACTAACTATTGAAAACCATGAGATCTGTTAAGACTAAAGACTTTACAGGAACACATGACATAGGGACCCCAAGAGCTTTATCAAATTCAGCTGAGGGCCCTCCAAAAGCCTCTAAAAAGGTTGAATTATGAAACCAAACTAATGCTTTTGCATCTAACTTGAACTGTGTAAAAAACAAATACCAAGAGTAGTTGATTTTTGACCAAATAGTTGATTTTTCTCATGAAGAAATTTATGGTTTGAAACTTGAAACCACATTGGTTGAAAAGCTTAATGACATTAAGGTTATGGGTTGTTCTTTATTCCCAAAATAAACTTGCCGACAGAAGAGAAAAAGATACATTAAATGCAAGAATACCTTAAATAAAGCTCAAAGTGacaaaaagattcaatctttatggTCATTTTATTCCTCTAAAAACCAAATCTTGCAGAATATTGTTCATCttaattcaagaaaaaaaaaagaccttTTTCACCAAATCATAGAAAATCCAATGGTGAGAAAGACAGCAAAGGTCACAATGCCAGGATCTGAAAAAGATCTGACACAGAAAAAAAGAATGATAGAACCCAGAGTACCACAGTGTCCTAACAATTCAGCTTTTACAGGAAAGAAATGCACAGCAAATGGAAGATCAGAAAAAAAAGTACCTCTAATATTACGTGTCCGATACAATTATATATCAGACAAAGATTAAAAACCCAACAATTCTCCGCTATCACTGTGCTTAAAAAATCTATTCAACAATGTAT contains:
- the LOC107803761 gene encoding putative methyltransferase PMT21, which produces MGHKDGKPYPPDKNSWKIPVALMVVVLCGFSFYLGGIFCSEKERYVTKEVNREDETETPRGNAVQTKAVSFPECSADYQDYTPCTDPRRWKKYGLHRLTFMERHCPPNFERKECLVAPPDGYKVPIRWPKSKNECWYRNVPYDWINKQKSNQHWLIKEGEKFIFPGGGTMFPNGVGKYVDLMQDLIPQMTDGTIRTAIDTGCGVASWGGDLLDRGILTVSLAPRDNHEAQVQFALERGIPAVLGIISTQRLPFPSNSFDMAHCSRCLIPWTEFGGVYLLEIHRILRPGGFWVLSGPPVNYENRWRGWNTTIEEQKSDYEKLQDLLTSMCFKLFNKKDDIAVWQKLTDNSCYTKLDNPDNYPPKCDDGTEPDSAWYTPLRPCVVVPNLAAKKLKLNALAKWPQRLHVAPERVSDVRGGSEGAFKHDDVKWKVRAKHYKKLLPAIGTEKIRNVMDMNTLYGGFAAALIEDPLWVMNVVSSYAANTLPVVYDRGLIGTFHDWCEAFSTYPRTYDLLHLDDLFTSESHRCEMKYVLLEMDRILRPNGYAIIRESSYFVDAIATMAKGMRWSCHKEDTEYGVENEKILICQKKLWYSKQSSE